From a region of the Mauremys mutica isolate MM-2020 ecotype Southern chromosome 12, ASM2049712v1, whole genome shotgun sequence genome:
- the LOC123345715 gene encoding zinc finger protein 154-like codes for MNALVMEKDSFWDHTIHTGERSHKCLDCGKSFIQRSNLLKHQAIHTGERPHKCLGCGKNFGWKSELVKHQAVHTGERSHKCLDCGKSFIHRSNLKTHQKIHTGESSHKCLDCGKHFVCKSALVKHQAVHTGERSHKCLDCGKSFIQRSELVRHQAIHTGERSHKCLDCGKSFIQRSDLVRHQSIHTGERPHKCLDCGKNFGWKSELVKHQAVHTGERSHKCLGCGKSFIHRSNLLTHQKIHTGERFWEQDLPGIKGVS; via the exons ATGAATGCCTTGGTTATGGAAAAGGATTCGTTCTGGGACCACA caatccacacaggagagagatcccataagtgcttagactgcggaaaaagtttcatacagaggtcaaaccttttaaaacatcaggcaatccacacaggagagagaccccataagtgcttaggcTGTGGAAAAAATTTTGGATGGAAGTCAGAGCTTGTTAAACACCaagcagtccacacaggagagagatcccataagtgcttagactgtgggaaaagttttatacACAGGTCAAATCTTAAAACGcatcagaagatccacacaggtgagagctcccataagtgcttagactgtggaaaacaTTTTGTATGCAAGtcagcccttgttaaacatcaagcagtccacacaggagagagatcccataagtgcttagactgcggaaaaagtttcatacagaggtcagagCTTgtaagacatcaggcaatccacacaggagagagatcccataagtgcttagactgcggaaaaagtttcatacagaggtcagaccttgtaaGACATCagtcaatccacacaggagagagaccccataagtgcttagactgtggaaaaaatttTGGATGGAAGTCAGAGCTTGTTAAACACCaagcagtccacacaggagagagatcccataagtgcttaggctgtgggaaaagtttcatacacaggtcaaatcttttaacacatcagaagatccacacaggagaga